The Salvelinus fontinalis isolate EN_2023a chromosome 32, ASM2944872v1, whole genome shotgun sequence nucleotide sequence agaaaacaggctacacaaaaacaacgatgaacaaaacaaaccgaaaacagtcccgtgtggtgcaacgacatacacaaacacggaagacaatcacccacaacgaacactgtgacaacgcctacctaaatatgactcttaattagaggaacgccaaacacctgcctctaattaagagccataccaggcaacccaaaaccaacacagaaacagaaaacatagaatgcccacccaacctcacgccctgaccaactaacacacataacaactaacataaataggtcaggaacgtgacaccaaattgctacagacctatatctatcctaccctgcctttctaaggtcttcgaaagccaagtcaacagacagattaccgaccatttcgaatcccaccgtaccttctccgctatacaatctggtttcagagctggtcatgggtgcacctcagccacgctcaaggtcctaaacgatatcataaccgccatcgataagagacattactgtgcagccgtattcatcgacctggccaaggctttcgactctgtcaatcaccacattcttattgggagactcaacagccttggtttctcaaatgattgcctcgcctggttcaccaactacttctctgatagagttcagtgtgtcaaatcggagggcctgttgtccggacctcttgcagtctctatgggggtgccacagggttaaattctcgggccgactctcttctctgtatacatcaatgatgtcgctctcgctgctggtgattctctgatccacctctacgcagataacaccattctgtatacttctggcccttctttggacactgtgttaattaacctccagacgagcttcaatgccataaaactctccttctgtggcctccaactgctcttaaatgctagtaaaactaaatgcatgctcttcaaccgatcactgcccgcacctgcccgcccgtccaacatcactactctggacggttctgacttagaatatgtggacaactacaaagactgtaaactctccttccagattcacattaagcatctccaatccaaaattaaatttagaatcggcttcctatttcgcaacaaagcatccttcactcatgctgccaaacataccctcgtaaaactgaccatcctaccgatcctcgacttggCGATGtgatctataaaatagcctccaacactctactcaacaaattggatgcagtctatcacagtgccatccgttttgtcaccaaagccccatatatcacccaccactgcgacttgtactctctcgttggctggccatcgcttcatactcgttgccaaacccactggctccaggtcatctacaagtctctgctaggtaaagccccgccctatctcagctcattggtcaccataacagcacccacccgtagcacgtgctccagcaggtatatctcactggtcacccccaaagccaattctcctttggctgcctttccttacagttctctgctgccaatgactggaacgaactgcaaaaatccctAAAGCTagagacccatatctccctcactaactttaagcaccagctgtcagagcagctcacagatcactgcacctgtacatagcccatctgtaaacagcccatccaactacctcatccccatactgtagttatttatttatcttgttcctttgcaccccagtatctctacttgcacattcatcttctgcacatctaccattccagtgtctaattgctatattgtaattacttctccaccatggcctatttaatgccttacctcccttatcttacatAATTTGcacccactgtatatagatttttattttttctactgtactattgactgtacgtttgtttattccatgtttaactctgtgttgttgtatgtgtcgaactgctgtgctttatcttggtcaggtcgcagttgtaaatgagaacttgttctcaactagcctacctggttaaataaaggtgaaataaaaaaaaatatatttttaaatactgAGTGAACTATGTCATACATCCATTCTATACAGCCTACTACTGCAACACTACTGGGTGAACTATGTCATACATCCATTCTATACAGCCTACTACTGCAACACTACTGGGTGAACTATGTCATACATCCATTCTATACAGATTCCTACTGCAACACTACTGGGTGAACTATGTCATACATCCATTCTATACAGATTCCTACTGAAACACTACTGGGTGAACTATGTCATACATCCATTCTATACAGATTCCTACTGCAACACTACTGGGTGAACTATGTCATACATCCATTCTATACAGATTCCTACTGCAACACTATTGAGTGAACTATGTCATACATCCATTCTATACAGCCTACTACTGCAACACTACTGGGTGAACTATGTCATACATCCATTCTATACAGCCTACTACTGCAACACTACTGGGTGAACTATGTCATACATCCATTCTATACAGCCTACTACTGCAACACTACTGGGTGAACTATGTCATACATCCATTCTATACAGTCTACTACTGCAACACTACTGGGTGAACTATGTCATACATCCATTCTATACAGCCTACTACTGCAACACTACTGGGTGAACTATGTCATACATCCATTCTATACAGCCTACTACTGCAACACTACTGGGTGAACTATGTCATACATCCATTCTATACAGCCTACTACTGCAACACTACTGGGTGAACTATGTCATACATCCATTCTATACAGTCTACTACTGCAACACTACTGGGTGAACTATGTCATACATCCATTCTATACAGCCTACTACTGCAACACTACTGGGTGAACTATGTCATACATCCATTCTATACAGCCTACTACTGCAACACTACTGGGTGAACTATGTCATACATCCATTCTATACAGTCTACTACTGCAACACTACTGGGTGAACTATGTCATACATCCATTCTATACAGATTCCTACTGCAACACTACTGAGTGCAACACTCTCTACCATGCCCCTTTCTGTTTCCATCCTCACGATTTCTCTCCTCCtaatcctactctctctctctttctctatctccctcttcctctctctccctctctctctcaatctctccctccctataACCAGTCCCCaaacctctttctttctctttctctttttctctctctccctcgctctcgctctgtctcgctctctccctctttcttctatGTATCCCTTTCCTTCCCatccctccccctatctctctcgctctctctccctctaccaagGGGAGATCCTGCATATGCCCATGTCTGTCTGACAGTAAATGATGACGTCTGAGGCCAGTTACATAGGCCTTCCCATCAGTACCACAGTGACATCACTCAGAGGTGTATCCGATCTCGCTTGGCATAAGGAGGACATCACTCACAATTTTCTACTTCCTTTATCCACCATCGTTTGGATTCCCTGACATCTAATCGTTCCTTCTGTGGTCTCTCAATAAGCTACATACAATGTAATGGTCAGTTAGATTAATTCTGGACAAATGCATACAGCTCAGCTCAGGAgactgggtagaccagagaggATACATTTTACGTCTCTATATTACTGCAGGTGGATCATGAACTCGTTGACCAAAAGATTGTACCAAACGAATAATCAAGAATCAAATATGGCACTATACCACACAGCTTCAGGCATAGCTAATCAATCCCTTCTGATCAATAACCTTATCAAATGTGCACTTACATAGCATTCTCTCTTCCTTATGTTAACTTTTAACACCAGCTGTAAAACCAATGAGAGACATAAACTCTTTATTGTTCCACAAGCTCTTGAACATGGCTTGGGTCTGTTTGTGGAGGGAGAGATCAATGATAAAGGCACTGATAGACAGAGTGTTTTAAAACCTGCCCATTCATGTTTCATTCATATTCAATATCTATCCTGAATTTCCATATCCTTCAAGTTTGTCTGTTTGACTGGATCTGTGGGAATACGTAGTACGGGGGTCTCAGGTGGGCTAGTGATATACTATGGCCTTTCAGACAGGCTCTGTATTTCCACTCTACTCTTGTCTGCTCCTTTGTGGCTCTCttaagagagaaagaagaagagcTCTGCTACCTGAACAATGATGTGACCTGCTTCAGATGATCTCCTGGGATACACTCATCTGAATGAGACAGTCTAGTGTATAGCTAGAGGATATACTGTTGTGGAGGAAATACTGATAAAAGACACTAGGAAGAGCTTGCATTTTCACCCGCTGGGACtcagtgcctgcctgcctgcctgcctgcctgcctgcctgcctgcctgcctgccgtcacAGCCAACTGAGTTCTCTGGTTCTATGAATGAATCATCCCAGTCGTTTTTGGACGGCACTCCGCCCCGGGGCGCTATTCCATTCAGGATCATTGATAGAGTGCTTTTAATTAAGGTGGCTGGGCTACTTAGGCTGGCGGTGGAATGTTGCCGGCGGGCGATGGCAGAGCTTGCCAAGTCTAATGGAGGTATAGCATGGTACTCAGTCACTCTCATCCCCTCCCTCTGCTAGCCGGCCCTCCATTCATCCGCCTCTCACTGAGGTCCCATATGGCAAGCTGCAAAGACAAAATTGTCTATATTGTGAAAATGTATGAACACAAAAAAATATTGGTTTTGGTGTAGGCTTAAGGTCAGGGTAAGGGCTAGTAGACAGTTAGTTGAACATCTACAAACCACCTGTAGGGGACATTCCAAATAAGGTGTTATCGACTGCTCTAACTCATAAATATTCATGAACAGGTAGGCCCCCTAACATATTTTGATAATTAATGAATTTTTTAATTAATTGGCAATTTAGAGGATAGTCTCTGTTGTTGATCACTCTTCAGATATCTACTGGAATTCAAACAAGAACCAATATCTGCTCCACTGAAGCTGAATTTTCATAACTTCCCTTTCAAAGAGACTTTAATTTTAACAATCTATAGATGAATAGAAATATCTCAATAGTCAGtacagtgtgtgtacatgtatatGGACTGTCCTCAACCTTTAACTCCTTCAGCAAACGTCCTTTAATTCCTCCtattctcacacacactctgtcacacacacatgcacacacacacacacaaacacacacacacacagacacactcagccACACCATTGAACACTGGAGTGGAGCCAATGTAGTGACATTGTCTGTGACACACCAAACACAGTCTGAATGATGATGAGGCTCCCTCTGAGAAACAACCCTACATTAATATGATTTTTTTATTGTGTTGCCCATATAAGGTGGATGGATGGCAGTAGGATGGTCAATCCTGAACTGAAGTTTTTGCCCATATAAGGTGGATGACAGTAGGATGGTCAGTCCTGGACAGAAAGTGTTGCCCATATAAGGTGGATGACAGTAGGATGGTCAGTCCTGGACAGAAAGTGTTGCCCATATAAGGTGGATGACAGTAGGATGGTCAGTCCTGGACAGAAAGTGTTGCCCATATAAGGTGGATGACAGTAGGATGGTCAGTCCTGGACAGAAAGTGTTGCCCATATAAGGTGGATGACAGTAGGATGGTCAGTCCTGGACAGAAAGTGAAATTAATAGGTGAAATAAGTTAAATAGTTCAAAACTGAAACTGTGAAAAAACTGAAAACTATTGCTTGAagattatacagtgccttcagaaagtattcatacctcttgacttattccccattttgttgtgttacaaccttattctaaattgaattatctacacacaataccccataatgacaaagtgaaaacatgtttttcaatactttgcagaagccgctttggcagcgattacagctgtgagtctttctgggtaagtctctaagagctttccacacctggattgtgcaacatttgcccattattcttttcaaagttctgcaagctctgtcaaattggttgttgatcgttgctagactaccattttcaggtctttttttcaagtagatttaagtcaaaactgtaactcgaccactcaggaacattcattgtcttcttggtaagcaactccagtgtagatttggagttgtgttattgtcttgctgaaagcaTAATGAACCAGATTTTCGTCTAGGATTTAGCTTGTGCTTAGGTCTATTCCatatattttttatcctgaaaaactccccgtccttaacgattacaagcatacatacccataacatgatgcagcaaccactatgcttgaaaatatggagcgttgtactcagtaatgtgttttattggatttgcctctaacataacattttgtattcaggacaaaaagtgaattgctttgccaaattgttttgcaatattgctttagtgccttgttgcaaacaggatgcatgttttggaatattttttattctgtacaggtttccttcttttcactctttcaattaggctagtattgtggagtaactacaatgttgttgatctatcgtcagttttctcctatcacagcaattaaactctgtaactattttaaagtccctattggcctaatggtgaaatccctaagcaGTTTCCTTCTTCTCCAGCAACTGAGCTAGGaagggtctttgtggttgaatctgtgtttgaaatgcactgcttgactgtgggaccttacagataattgtactgtatatatgtgccctcggTTCCCCATTGTCCTTTTCGGTTATTGTtaccatgtccgttggtcttgtgagtacctgtgctgttgtATCGGCTTCTATGCTACGTGTTATTGTGGACTTgttttacgggtctcgtcccgtttaTTATTTAGAGGTTTACACCTCACTTTTTTGTTTGGGTGGAGAAAATAAAACCCCCTATTACGTATTCCTGCACTTGTCCTATCATTATACAGCGTGACAGAACCACTACAGCGTGGTCTGACCTCCAGTCTGGTATAGTTGCTCACCTTGTGAATATGAACATTGATTCATGTTAACAAAAGCCTTATAATCCCTTTGTGACAGTGACACCGTTCTGTTTGAACGAAGCCCAGTCATTGATAATCTCACTCAATGTCATTATTCTACACAATCCCAATTAACCAAGTGACAGAAGAGACCATGTACATTAATAGAGAACAGTATCCTTCACTGTGACCTAAGGCTGCTTCCAAAATGGCActaagtggtgcactatatagtgaataggttgCCCTTTCGGACACAACACTAGTTATCATGGATACATTAATCTGAATCTGTTTCAATTTCCACATGTCATGTGATAAAAACCCAGGATAAACACAGACATGCATTAATCTAACATCAACGGTTTGACATTTGAGAGTCATTATTTCTACCATTAATAGAGCCTACACTTTCTCCGTTTTGAACCTCTAATGCAGTAGGAATAATaaggaagggagtggtttgtggcacacaccagtggaggctggtgggaggagctataggaggacgggttcattgtaatgtctgtaatggaataaatggaacgttaACAAACACATccaacatatggaaaccacatgtttgactccgttccatttattccattttagccatttcaatgagcccgtcctcctatagctcctcccaccagcctccactgatgtcaGCTCATAccgcagttacacctccaacaccaTCAAAACATCTGCTATGTGGATGTCGGCCAACGTTGGTTAACGTCTTTTTGGACAGAATACTGTTGTTTCTCTCATATTGTATGTGCTGACGCACTTGAACCTCACGTATTCAGAATTCACTCTGCTTTGCCAAACAATTACATGTATCACTGTGGGATATGTAAAATTGTCCACACAAAATCAGACTATCCTCTACTTTTACTATCTGTTTATCTATCTAAAGCAGGCTGACTTGTTGATTACACATTTTATGCACCACATAATGACTCGCAATTCAAATCCACTGACACTTTCAGTAAGGTACAAAAACCACAATATGATCCGGGCCAAGAGACACATTATCCTGTTTTATATGTTTTAGGATTCATTGTTGTGGGAAAGTCTCTGTCtctaaaaggagagagagagggagaggataaaAGAGGAaaatgggagaaagagagagggaaagagagaaagaatgagagggaaagagagaaaacattattttgtttagTAAAAGCCCAAACAGAAACATCAAATGTTTTTTCAAAAAGGTTTTCTGACACGGGACTTGATGACAGTTGGTTGTGATTCTGTAATCTCAGAGTCTCATACAGCCTTGTGTTACGTTATCAGATGGAGATAGTAGTGACATGTTGAGTGATACCTGCTGGGAATCAAGTTTGATTCTATTATATACATGGTGGTGACATAGAACCTCACCCCGGTCACCTGCCATGCCATGCTGTGTCATATCATGCCATCATATCTCTACAGCTTTTTATATAATTAGCAtagttctgtctgtttctctctgcctctccacccTGCAAACCTCCCCTTTATCTTCCTTCTccaccctgtctcctcctctatctatcctttactccctctacctccttctacctctctctacctccctcttacCTCTCACATCTCGCCATGTACCTCCCACTTCTCCCCTTCTACCGCTCACATCTCGCCATGtacctcccacctctccccttcTACCTCTGCCTTTTATCTTCCTTCTTTACTCCCATAGCTCCCAGGGCTCTCTTCACATTCTTCCTCTACAGCAGCACGCTGTAGATTCAACCCTTTGATTCAATagccctcccacctctccctctcactccctctctcacttgctcCCTCTTTCAtattctctttctctcagtctccATCTTCCATTGTCTCTCCCACAGAATACCCGCTTCTTCTGATTTAAGAGCCctttccccttcctccccctccctctctccctctttccctctccgtccctctctctttttcccttcttctctctctcctcactacctctcctcttcccactGTTAATTAGATAAGCAGTCCTAGTTGTGAGGATGATTAAACTCCATCTAAAGCGTCTTGGTGACAACAGATACCGTGGCAGCACAGATAATGTAATTAATATTAGCAGCAGCGTAAATCCATCCACCATAACTTTGTCTCCAGACCCGCCACTGCTGATTGACCAATACTGATCCATAAATGTAATATTTGTTATTTATAAATTGAACGTTTTAGTAATATATGCATGTGATCTGATGACAGGCACAATGTGACGTGGCAAAAGGTCAAATGTCAAAAAGCGGAGGAGATTCAGGTGTCATTAGAACACATCCTATAGGTTGGATCACTGTAAAATGTCCACATTTTGACTGGGTCAATCCTAAAGTACTCATTGTAAATTATGCACATCATCattgtatctctgtctctacatatgCTCAAGACTCATGCTCTTTCAAGACTATTTGTATTGTGGTTTATGTGTTATAAATGTACACATCCCACTATGTGATTGATGGTGACAGTGTGACCTATTAGATCAtcctatatatactatatatatggTAAATGACAGTGACATTATATATATGCATCGCGAATGAAAGACACCTCATGTTATTTATTGGTCAAATTAAAATTAGTAATTTTCCATTAACATGTTTAAATAAAAGGAGTCCATTGTGGCTGGGAGAAAGGCACTTGAGTTGTCAAGCACTCGGTGAGCTGCGTGGACACAGTGaactgtgtgttgtcagtgtcagTGCATCTCTCTCTTCACATCCAACAGCTTTCTGCTAAACAAGCCAAGCTTTGTGATAAAATCAGCTGGCTCCTCTCAGGCTCTGTGCGGTCAGACACCTGTTTAATTCAATTCTATTTcagtttaagggctttattggcatgggaaacatgttaaaattgccaaagcaagtgaactagataataaacaaaagtgaaataaacaataaaaatgaacagtaaacattacactcacgaAAGTTccaaaaataataaagacattacaaatgtcctattatgtgcaaatagttgaagtacaaaagggaaaataaataaaacagaaatatgggttgtatttacgatGGTGTTAGTTCTTCACTGGttaaccttttcttgtggcaacaggtcacaaatcttgctgctgtgatggcacactggaatttcacccagtagatatgggagtttatcaaaattgggtttgtatttgaattctttgtgggtctgtgtaatctgagggaaatatgtgtctttaatatggtcatgcattgggcaggaggttaggaagtgcagctcagtttccacctcattttgtgggcagtgtgcacatagcctgtcttctcttgagagccaggtctgtctacggcagccgttctcaatagcaaggctatgctcactgagtctctcactgagtcaaagctttccttcattttgggtcagtcacagtagtcactgtgtactctctgtttagggccaaatagcattctagtttgctctgtttttttgttaattctttatgTGTCCTGAACCATTGTCAAATAGCCTATATCTGGGTAGAGACAAATAAAAGACACACTTCGGAGAGaagcctatagtgcctatagggGAACCTTGTCTGTGTGCTTTTAGAGAAGGGGTTATGgaatttttttctttaaatgaCTAAATGGTTATGGATCACTACAAATGAGGTCACTACAAATGAGGTTCTGTATCTAAGAGAAAAACATTTGTATTTTCTCATCATGCAACACATTAAATTAGAATAAAGATGACACCACTTTTAGGATAGCTTAGCAATTATAATGATTCAATTTCCGATTATTCATTTTTAGAAAAGTGACTTTCAGAATCCAAACTACTGTCAATGTGAAGAAAAACATATTCCACTGATAAGTAAGGTGCAAATCAACTTTCTTTTTATGATTCATTTTTTGTTTTGGCGTAGGACAGGTCTTAAAGACTTACGTAGAAACCTTCAACTTCAGTGCGTCATCAGGCTCACTTACTTCCCTCGCTTCACTTGGGCAGTCCGATTACAACGGGAACAATACACTGAGTGCCAAGGAGGGTCATAGGGGAACGTTTGAAAGTAATATTGACCATATGCAAAATACCACAACGGATATTAGTCATCACACAGCTCCGAGGAAGTACCTGTCAAGTAAATGTACTTGCTTAAATGATATAAAGCGAATTAGATACCTGTCACCCTTCTATCCCTTGCTATATAACCTAGTGCAGTACTACAGTGTGGTCACAAAGACACAACAGGACCAAAGTGAAGGCATTAAAGAGCAGCAGAGCTCGCTGACTGGAGCAGAGATAGAACTGAGGCGAGGTTGCAACCAAGGAGTGAACATATCATTTTTGCGCACGCTTGAGGCACTTATATGGAGAGAAGATACCAATTTCCGCAAGTGTCAACATCGAGCTCTCAAAAGTCATAGAGAGTGGctaaaaaacatttaaactcagtttacaAGTGCCCGAACAGCCTATTTCTACTTTTGAAAATCGAAACAAACGAAGAAAGAAGACTTAAACGGCTGAAGAGTTGCACGCAACAGATTGCTGCATCATGAAATTACTGCTACCGCTTGTGATAGCTTTTCTTGCTATCGCCCAAGTTTTTTGTGAAGAAATTGGTCCAAAAGAAGATCTTGATTATTGGATGAACGATGCAATTACGGTAGGCATTAATGATTTGATGTAAGACAATAAAATATGTTAGGCCTATTTGTTTGTTAGAATCGACTATTTAACGAATTTTAAAAAATTGACATGGGAAAATGTATGATTGCATTTTGTGGAAATTACTTTTTTAATTTGATGGCACAGCCTTGTGTTTTGTTTCATCAAAATTATTGAATGGAATTTCAACCAATttctataaaataaaataaaaatctaaaatatttgtATGCTTTTATAAAATAAGTCACCTGTTTGGAGAGTTTGGTCATGCGTAATTACGCATGTATACAGACAAAACATCAAACATTCTACCAGCAACACAAATTCTATGTCGGTGAAAGATGTGTTATGATTCAATGGGGATAAAGTATGAGCTCTTAGCTCAGTGTGCTTCCACCATTACCTTAGTCCTAGAATGAAGCTCTATTCACATGTAGCGCACGTTCTCCCTTTGACATTGCGGGTTGGTTGGGCGCCTGCCAAGTCTCCGGGCGGGGCTCTTATTTCTCATCATCTGCAGTCGGTTTGGGAACATTCAGCAGGTTACGCAAAGCGTTTTAACAAGGCGGGTGGGCTATACAATAGGGAAGAAACCAACGGACCTGGAATTGAATAATTGATGGGCACTTTATTGTGCGTGGTCCATTAGCCATAGCAGCGGTTGGACTACTACTTAGACTAATGCTGACCTGTAGGCTACCCCGTCAGATAAAAATAGGTCGGATATAAAAGTTCACACGGCGGTGTCTTTACTGTTATATATTGATTGCTCTGCGAGATTAGATCTAGTGCTATACAAGTGTACAATATTTTACACAAATGTATAGGTTGGAAGGCCATAAGGGAGTCAGTGTCCCCACCCCTCGTCCTATACCCTACTCTGGTGTCTAATGTTCCATTAATTAGATTTTCTCCCTCGTGCAGGACGAGTGGCTGTCATCTGACCCATTCGGAGAGATACTGCGGAGAATGACGCGGAAACCGAGGCCGCATCAGTTCTTTGGCCTAATGGGGAAACGCTCCTCCGGTAAGACTGTCCTTCCTCGCGCCTCGCCCTGTCCTCATCCTTCACGCTCTTGAAGGCACTTTCCCGTTTATTGAAATTAAATGGAATGCCATTATTGATATGCATTAATAATTAATGCCTTTAATAATTACATACTGCATATCAATATATTTACGCACGTTTTGTAGCGTATTCATAAGTTCATAAATTAGATAATTATAAGATTACATTGACTGAAGTCCCCCCCCCCTTTTATTCCAACAGCAAATCCACAGATAACCCGAAAAAGTAAGTGAAAAACGTataaataattaattaattaatcttTTAAATTAATCTTGGAGAACA carries:
- the LOC129831014 gene encoding protachykinin-like, with translation MKLLLPLVIAFLAIAQVFCEEIGPKEDLDYWMNDAITDEWLSSDPFGEILRRMTRKPRPHQFFGLMGKRSSANPQITRKRHKINSFVGLMGKRSQEKPDSYEWNTLQNYDKRR